A DNA window from Bacteroides cellulosilyticus contains the following coding sequences:
- a CDS encoding glycoside hydrolase family 2 TIM barrel-domain containing protein produces the protein MIETEAQNAYSIVEITQDSILVKGHGRVPSRSFKYSHLPYWKDIQTTSVNTENPRTSFMTYANRAQAMTGRYEESSYYKLLNGIWKFYYVDSYKELPADIVDTTATVVGWKRIKVPGNWELQGYGTAIYTNQCYEFQSSNPQPPQLPEENPVGVYRKEFTLPTDWEGRDVYLHIAGAKSGCYVYINGYEVGYNEDSKNPAEYLINRYLKSGENTLVLKIFRWSTGSYLECQDFWRMSGIERDVFLYSQPKAAIKDFRITSTLDDSYRNGVFRLALDLKNHKDTNANLTIGYELIDHLGRVVATGEKNVSMKSKGMVTVTFERQLLDVETWTSETPNLYKLMMTVRENGKTSEVVPFNVGFRRIEIKEIEQKSANGKNYTVLLINGQPLKLKGVNVHEHDPETGHYLTEELMRKDFELMRRANINTVRLCHYPQDRRFYELCDEYGFYVYDEANIESHGMRYDLRKGGTLGNNPEWLKPHMYRTINMFERNKNYPSLTFWSLGNEGGNGYNFYQTYLWMKQADKDIMDRPVNYERAQWEWNSDLYVPQYPSAGWLENIGKNGSDRPVVPSEYAHAMGNSTGSLWDQWKAIYKYPNLQGGYIWDWVDQGILTQDENGRSFWAYGGDFGKNMPSDGNFCCNGIVNPDRTPHPAYSEVKYVHQNIAFEAIDLVRGEFIVKNRFYFTNLKKYMIHYKVKENAKTIRSGKVCLDIAPQDSKLLNVNVNGLKPKVGTEYFVEFSVTTTQQEALIPVGYEIAKEQIRLPIESLARIYKVDGPALSCSVEDELLEVASSKVNFVFNKKEGLVTSYRMNGTEYFTDNFGFQPNFWRAPNDNDYGSQSPKRLQTWKQASKDFKVADANVKMDGKDAVLTVDYLLPAGNRYIVTYRIHPSGVIKAGYTFTPVEQNTSRTGDAEVEIDPFTLGSEDIQKRRSELVVPRIGMRFRLPVDMNLITYFGRGPEENYIDRNAGVTVDLFQNTAEQMYFPYVRPQENGHRTDTRWLTLKKKNGKGLTIYADHTMGFTALRNSIEDFDGEEAILRDYQWLNRNEEELKHDTIAAKNVRPRQTHINDITPENFVEVCIDMKQMGVGGYDSWGAIPDSQYLIPANQEYRWGVTIVPM, from the coding sequence ATGATAGAGACGGAAGCGCAAAATGCATACTCCATAGTAGAGATTACTCAAGATTCTATTCTTGTGAAAGGACATGGAAGAGTACCTTCGCGTTCATTCAAGTATTCGCATCTGCCTTATTGGAAAGATATTCAGACGACTTCTGTAAATACGGAAAATCCTCGAACTTCTTTTATGACGTATGCCAACCGTGCGCAGGCTATGACCGGGCGGTATGAAGAAAGTTCGTATTATAAACTTTTGAATGGTATTTGGAAATTCTATTATGTGGATTCCTATAAGGAGCTTCCGGCTGATATCGTGGATACTACGGCTACTGTGGTCGGATGGAAGAGGATCAAAGTTCCAGGGAACTGGGAGCTACAGGGTTATGGAACTGCCATCTATACCAATCAGTGTTATGAGTTTCAATCGAGTAATCCGCAGCCTCCTCAATTGCCGGAAGAAAATCCGGTGGGTGTTTATCGTAAGGAGTTCACTCTACCAACCGATTGGGAAGGGCGTGACGTTTATTTGCATATTGCAGGTGCCAAGTCGGGATGCTATGTGTATATAAACGGGTATGAAGTAGGGTATAACGAGGACTCTAAGAATCCGGCGGAATATCTGATTAATAGATATCTGAAATCAGGCGAAAATACACTTGTACTGAAAATATTTCGTTGGAGCACCGGCTCTTATCTGGAGTGTCAGGACTTTTGGCGTATGAGCGGAATTGAGCGTGATGTGTTTCTTTATTCGCAGCCCAAAGCTGCCATAAAAGATTTCCGCATAACTTCTACTTTAGATGACAGTTACAGGAATGGTGTTTTCCGTTTGGCCCTTGATTTAAAGAATCATAAGGACACTAATGCCAATCTGACTATTGGGTATGAATTGATTGACCACTTAGGCAGAGTGGTTGCTACCGGAGAAAAAAATGTGTCTATGAAATCGAAAGGTATGGTTACAGTGACTTTTGAGCGACAATTGCTGGATGTGGAAACTTGGACTTCGGAAACTCCGAATCTGTATAAGTTGATGATGACTGTCAGGGAGAATGGTAAAACAAGCGAGGTGGTGCCATTTAATGTGGGGTTCCGTCGTATTGAAATCAAGGAAATAGAACAAAAGTCTGCTAATGGGAAGAATTACACGGTTTTGTTAATTAATGGACAACCGTTGAAATTGAAAGGTGTGAATGTTCATGAGCATGATCCGGAAACCGGGCATTATCTTACCGAAGAGTTGATGCGTAAAGATTTTGAGTTGATGAGGCGTGCTAATATCAATACAGTCCGTTTGTGCCATTATCCACAAGACCGGCGTTTTTACGAATTGTGTGATGAATATGGTTTTTATGTTTATGACGAAGCCAATATCGAAAGTCACGGCATGCGCTATGATTTACGAAAAGGTGGTACATTGGGGAATAATCCCGAATGGTTGAAACCTCACATGTATCGTACGATTAATATGTTCGAACGTAATAAGAACTATCCTTCTTTAACGTTCTGGTCATTGGGGAATGAAGGCGGGAACGGCTATAATTTTTATCAGACCTATTTGTGGATGAAGCAGGCGGACAAGGACATTATGGATCGTCCGGTGAATTATGAACGTGCTCAGTGGGAGTGGAACTCAGACCTGTACGTCCCGCAATATCCAAGTGCAGGCTGGTTGGAAAACATCGGAAAGAATGGAAGTGACCGTCCGGTAGTGCCATCCGAATATGCACATGCTATGGGTAATTCTACTGGTAGTCTTTGGGATCAGTGGAAAGCTATTTATAAGTATCCCAATTTGCAAGGTGGGTATATCTGGGATTGGGTGGACCAGGGGATTCTAACCCAAGATGAAAATGGACGTTCATTCTGGGCTTATGGAGGAGATTTTGGGAAAAACATGCCAAGCGATGGTAACTTTTGTTGTAATGGCATTGTCAACCCTGACCGCACTCCTCACCCGGCTTATAGTGAAGTGAAATATGTGCATCAGAATATAGCTTTTGAGGCTATAGATCTGGTTCGTGGTGAATTCATCGTCAAGAATCGATTTTATTTTACGAATCTGAAGAAATACATGATTCATTATAAGGTGAAAGAAAATGCTAAAACGATTCGTAGCGGCAAAGTGTGTTTGGATATTGCACCTCAGGATAGTAAACTACTGAACGTGAATGTGAACGGATTGAAACCAAAAGTGGGAACTGAATATTTTGTAGAATTCAGTGTGACGACTACTCAGCAGGAAGCGTTAATTCCTGTAGGTTATGAAATAGCTAAAGAACAAATTCGTTTGCCAATAGAATCATTGGCGCGTATTTACAAAGTTGATGGCCCGGCGTTAAGTTGCAGTGTAGAAGACGAGTTGTTGGAAGTTGCATCGTCAAAAGTCAATTTTGTATTTAACAAGAAAGAAGGACTGGTTACTTCCTATAGAATGAACGGCACTGAATATTTCACGGATAATTTTGGTTTTCAACCCAACTTTTGGCGTGCACCCAATGACAATGATTATGGAAGTCAGTCGCCTAAACGGTTACAAACGTGGAAACAGGCTAGCAAAGACTTCAAGGTTGCAGATGCGAATGTAAAAATGGATGGTAAAGATGCCGTACTGACTGTTGACTATTTATTACCTGCCGGAAACAGATATATTGTCACTTATCGTATCCATCCTTCCGGTGTAATAAAGGCTGGTTATACTTTTACCCCTGTGGAACAGAATACCAGTCGGACAGGAGATGCAGAGGTAGAAATAGATCCTTTTACTTTGGGTAGTGAGGATATTCAGAAAAGAAGATCGGAACTTGTGGTACCACGTATTGGAATGCGTTTCCGTCTGCCCGTGGATATGAACTTAATTACCTATTTCGGGCGTGGTCCGGAAGAGAATTACATAGATCGCAATGCCGGGGTAACTGTAGATTTATTTCAAAATACTGCCGAGCAGATGTATTTTCCGTATGTACGGCCACAGGAGAATGGGCACCGTACCGATACCCGCTGGCTTACTCTGAAAAAAAAGAATGGTAAAGGGCTGACAATTTATGCTGACCATACTATGGGCTTTACCGCATTGCGCAATTCAATAGAGGACTTTGACGGTGAAGAGGCTATTCTGCGAGATTATCAATGGCTCAACCGCAACGAAGAAGAATTGAAACATGATACTATAGCGGCTAAAAATGTGAGACCGCGCCAAACTCATATCAATGATATAACGCCTGAAAATTTTGTGGAAGTCTGCATTGATATGAAACAAATGGGAGTAGGCGGGTATGACAGTTGGGGAGCTATCCCCGATTCACAATATCTTATTCCTGCTAACCAAGAGTATCGGTGGGGAGTGACTATTGTGCCGATGTAA
- the xseA gene encoding exodeoxyribonuclease VII large subunit: METLSLLELNALVRRSLEQCLPDEYWVQAELSDVRTNSTGHCYLEFIQKDPRSNGLVAKARGTIWSNVYRLLKPYFEEATGQAFVSGIKVLVQVTVSFHELYGYSLTVQDIDPTYTLGDMARRRREILKQLEEEGVLTLNKELEMPDLPQRIAVISSPTAAGYGDFCHQLQNNLRGFFFYTELFPALMQGDRVEESVLAALDLILNRQNDFDVVVIIRGGGATSDLSGFDTYLLAAACAQFPLPIITGIGHERDDTVLDSVAHTRVKTPTAAAEYLIDCMDLAADGLEVLASRLHESVLSRLTEEHRKLNLYRNRIPSAVVRRISDAKLTLLAARRDISQAVTSSFSRQRHRLELLQQRLTDASPEKMLARGYSITLKDGKAVKDAASLNENDEILTRFYRGEATSIVIHKS, translated from the coding sequence ATGGAAACTTTATCTCTCTTAGAACTTAATGCCTTGGTGCGTCGCAGTCTTGAACAATGCCTGCCTGATGAATATTGGGTACAGGCAGAGTTGAGCGATGTGCGAACGAACAGTACCGGGCATTGCTATCTGGAATTTATTCAGAAAGATCCCCGTAGCAATGGTTTGGTTGCAAAGGCGCGGGGTACTATCTGGTCGAATGTCTATCGGCTGCTGAAACCTTATTTTGAAGAAGCAACAGGGCAGGCTTTTGTTTCCGGTATCAAGGTACTGGTTCAGGTTACTGTCAGCTTTCACGAGCTTTATGGTTATAGTCTGACCGTACAGGATATCGATCCTACTTATACGTTAGGAGATATGGCACGTCGTCGTCGGGAAATACTGAAGCAACTGGAAGAAGAAGGTGTCTTGACGCTGAATAAAGAGTTGGAGATGCCCGATTTGCCGCAACGTATTGCCGTAATTTCTTCCCCTACAGCTGCCGGTTATGGTGATTTCTGCCATCAGTTGCAGAATAATCTCCGTGGCTTTTTCTTCTATACGGAGCTATTCCCTGCTTTGATGCAAGGCGACCGTGTAGAAGAGTCCGTATTGGCAGCTTTGGATCTTATTTTAAATCGTCAGAATGATTTTGATGTTGTAGTCATCATCCGTGGAGGTGGAGCTACTTCCGATCTTTCCGGTTTTGATACGTATTTGCTTGCTGCTGCGTGTGCCCAATTCCCGCTACCTATAATTACCGGAATAGGACATGAAAGAGATGATACAGTGCTTGATTCCGTGGCGCACACTCGTGTGAAAACTCCGACAGCAGCTGCCGAATATCTTATTGATTGTATGGATCTTGCTGCCGATGGACTGGAAGTTCTTGCCAGCCGTTTACACGAAAGCGTCCTTTCCCGTCTGACGGAAGAGCATCGTAAATTGAATTTATACAGGAACCGCATTCCCTCTGCCGTTGTACGCCGTATCTCTGATGCTAAGTTGACTCTGCTGGCTGCCCGGAGAGATATTTCCCAGGCAGTTACATCTTCCTTTTCGCGCCAACGTCATCGTCTGGAACTGTTACAGCAACGCTTGACTGATGCTTCACCCGAAAAGATGCTTGCCCGTGGCTATAGCATCACTCTGAAAGATGGAAAAGCTGTAAAAGATGCCGCTTCTCTGAATGAGAATGATGAAATACTCACCCGTTTTTACCGGGGCGAAGCAACCTCAATCGTAATTCATAAATCATAA
- the xseB gene encoding exodeoxyribonuclease VII small subunit yields MPTSKKKETYSQAMERLEKIVRQIDNNELEIDALAEKIKEANEIIAFCSDKLTKADKEIEKLLSEKRESEE; encoded by the coding sequence ATGCCTACTTCAAAGAAAAAAGAAACCTATTCCCAAGCCATGGAGCGCTTGGAGAAGATTGTCCGTCAAATAGACAATAATGAATTGGAAATTGATGCGCTTGCCGAAAAAATAAAGGAAGCGAATGAGATTATTGCGTTTTGCAGCGATAAATTGACCAAAGCTGACAAGGAAATCGAAAAATTACTGTCGGAGAAGCGGGAAAGTGAAGAATAA
- a CDS encoding LamG domain-containing protein, whose amino-acid sequence MKKLKMLFGLLLGTMILTSCSSDLLNTNVDGPMTRSILSTDDFGQTMILGAHKCNDIVKLQDAVDYGISNFEVDIHVSRESGTPVLMIGHELETSTGQTFEEYMDDLLVMKPDFNFLWLDFKDLSTAENEAIIRETLYRLDSKYNIKHRVLVESRYITHLTSFANDGWHVSFYSTWSSLVGKTEQEQKEICDGWLKSMQENNVDGISFDSDVYQAMKTNFENAQVNNRPVRQYSWNYRIYYNEPDIYEKIKKYSHLTVLIIGFPNEEIPKLIMDVQFADKGIATNMNEEISSLPIVEGTTNAIETRWNSSYEKYEAVFDGSNFFYIPYSKEDAIGKAMKGMFSMEILFSPDGGVNPFSSMESGGLGYEITSGSQLAFYYRANNKWVLPNNNFQTPIQLGKDIYYHAVVTYDKTTFRMYINGTKVKEVKVSGTFNFPKKDQAPDYLLGIGGDYRDTATPSIQNSFIGKIVYAKLYKGVLSNSDITN is encoded by the coding sequence ATGAAAAAGTTAAAGATGTTATTTGGTTTATTACTGGGAACGATGATATTGACATCATGTTCTTCTGATTTATTGAATACTAACGTTGACGGCCCTATGACCAGAAGTATCCTTTCTACTGACGATTTTGGTCAAACAATGATTTTGGGAGCCCATAAGTGCAATGATATTGTTAAGCTACAGGATGCTGTCGATTATGGGATAAGTAATTTTGAAGTAGATATTCATGTTTCCAGAGAGAGTGGTACTCCTGTTTTGATGATTGGGCATGAGCTGGAAACTTCAACAGGCCAAACTTTTGAGGAGTATATGGATGATCTCCTTGTAATGAAACCTGATTTTAATTTTTTATGGCTTGATTTTAAGGATTTGAGTACGGCTGAGAATGAAGCGATTATTCGTGAAACCTTGTATCGCTTAGACAGCAAATATAATATCAAGCATCGTGTTTTGGTTGAAAGTCGTTATATTACGCATCTGACCTCATTTGCAAATGATGGATGGCATGTAAGTTTTTACTCTACCTGGAGTAGTCTGGTAGGAAAAACCGAACAAGAACAAAAGGAAATTTGTGATGGTTGGCTGAAATCTATGCAGGAAAATAATGTTGATGGAATAAGTTTTGATTCTGACGTCTATCAGGCTATGAAAACGAACTTTGAGAATGCGCAAGTCAATAACAGGCCTGTAAGACAATATTCGTGGAATTATAGAATCTATTATAATGAACCGGACATTTATGAAAAAATAAAGAAATACAGTCATTTGACCGTTCTCATAATAGGTTTTCCTAATGAAGAAATTCCGAAATTAATCATGGATGTACAATTTGCAGATAAGGGGATAGCTACTAATATGAATGAAGAAATATCTTCTTTGCCCATTGTAGAAGGAACGACGAATGCCATAGAAACACGTTGGAATAGTTCGTATGAGAAATATGAGGCCGTTTTTGATGGAAGTAATTTTTTCTATATTCCTTATAGTAAAGAAGATGCTATTGGTAAGGCTATGAAAGGGATGTTTTCTATGGAAATCCTATTTTCTCCTGATGGAGGAGTAAATCCATTCTCCTCAATGGAAAGCGGTGGATTAGGGTATGAAATTACCAGCGGTAGCCAACTGGCGTTTTATTATAGGGCAAATAATAAGTGGGTATTGCCAAATAATAATTTTCAGACTCCCATTCAATTAGGAAAAGATATTTATTACCATGCTGTTGTTACATACGATAAAACAACTTTCAGGATGTATATTAATGGTACTAAAGTGAAAGAAGTAAAAGTATCCGGAACATTCAATTTCCCCAAAAAAGACCAAGCACCTGATTATCTGTTAGGAATTGGTGGAGATTATCGTGATACGGCTACTCCTTCAATACAAAATTCTTTCATTGGAAAGATTGTATATGCTAAATTGTATAAAGGAGTATTGAGTAACTCAGATATAACCAATTGA
- the mnmA gene encoding tRNA 2-thiouridine(34) synthase MnmA, producing the protein MNRPEKRVLVGMSGGIDSTATCLMLKEQGYEIVGLTMWVWGDESVEARQLADSMGIEHHVADEREAFRKVIVQNFIDEYCQGRTPNPCVMCNPTFKFRILTEWADKLGCAFISTGHYSRLEEKNGNIYIVAGDDDKKDQSYFLWRLGQDVLRRCLFPLGTYTKLQVREYLREKGYQLKAEEGESMEVCFIKGDYRDFLREHSPEIDREIGPGWFVNSEGVKLGEHKGFPYYTIGQRKGLEIALGKPAYVLKINPQKNTVMLGDAEQLQTEYMLAEQDNIIDEQEFFSASDLAVRIRYRSKPIPCTVKRLEDGRLFVHFLSEASAIAPGQSAVFYIGRRVVGGSFIASQRGIGLVISENK; encoded by the coding sequence ATGAACAGACCTGAGAAGCGAGTATTGGTAGGCATGAGCGGCGGTATAGACAGTACCGCCACTTGTCTGATGTTGAAAGAACAGGGGTATGAGATAGTCGGACTAACCATGTGGGTGTGGGGAGATGAATCGGTGGAGGCGCGGCAACTTGCCGATAGCATGGGCATCGAACACCATGTGGCTGATGAACGCGAGGCTTTCCGCAAAGTAATTGTGCAGAACTTTATTGATGAATATTGTCAGGGGCGGACACCCAATCCGTGCGTGATGTGTAATCCTACGTTTAAATTCCGCATACTCACTGAGTGGGCGGATAAGCTTGGCTGCGCATTTATCTCTACCGGGCATTATAGCCGTCTGGAAGAAAAGAACGGGAATATATATATAGTGGCTGGAGATGACGATAAGAAAGACCAGTCTTATTTCCTCTGGCGACTGGGGCAGGATGTGCTGAGACGTTGCCTTTTTCCGCTGGGCACCTATACTAAGTTGCAAGTACGGGAGTATTTGCGCGAGAAAGGCTATCAGTTGAAGGCGGAAGAAGGGGAGAGCATGGAGGTATGTTTCATCAAGGGTGATTACCGGGACTTCCTGCGCGAACATTCTCCTGAAATAGACCGTGAAATCGGTCCCGGATGGTTTGTCAATTCCGAAGGGGTGAAGTTGGGCGAACATAAAGGTTTTCCTTATTATACCATCGGACAGCGGAAAGGCCTGGAAATAGCTTTAGGCAAACCAGCTTATGTGTTGAAAATAAATCCGCAGAAAAATACAGTGATGCTGGGAGATGCCGAACAACTACAGACTGAATATATGCTGGCCGAACAGGATAACATCATCGATGAACAGGAATTCTTTTCAGCTTCTGACTTGGCGGTGCGTATCCGCTATCGCAGCAAGCCGATTCCCTGCACGGTGAAAAGGTTGGAAGACGGGCGGCTATTTGTACATTTCTTGTCCGAAGCATCAGCTATTGCGCCCGGGCAGTCTGCCGTATTCTATATTGGAAGGCGGGTAGTAGGGGGCTCTTTCATTGCTTCCCAGCGGGGCATCGGGTTGGTTATTTCAGAAAATAAATAA
- a CDS encoding S8 family peptidase gives MRKLFSLLAIAVFTTGVSAQQDTLKYRISLKDKAATEYSLKRPEKFLSERAIERRKKQNLPIDSTDLPVCRKYIDEIRQQGVTIVVTGKWNNFVTVSCNDTTLIDRIAALPFVLSTEKVWISPGADKPSMATERDSVVNQPTMHPDSIYGRAITQIQLSNGDKLHEAGFKGQGMTIAVIDAGFHNVDKITAMQNIRILGTKDFVNPQADIFAESSHGLSVLSCIGTNQPGIMTGTAPEASFWLLRSEDEYSEHLVEQDYWAAAVEFADSVGVDVLNTSLGYYAFDDKSKNYKYRDLDGHHALMSRQASLIADKGMVLVCSAGNSGMGSWKKITPPGDADNVLTVGAVDKKAVLAPFSSIGNTADGRVKPDVVAVGAGSDVIRTDGNQGRANGTSFSSPIMCGMVACLWQACPKLTAKELVELVRQAGDRAAFPDNIYGYGVPDMWKAYNDYKSKN, from the coding sequence ATGAGAAAATTGTTTTCCCTTTTAGCCATTGCCGTGTTTACAACAGGGGTATCGGCACAGCAAGATACATTGAAGTATCGCATTAGCCTGAAAGACAAGGCTGCCACAGAGTATTCGCTGAAACGGCCGGAAAAGTTCCTGTCTGAAAGAGCAATTGAACGCCGCAAGAAACAGAATCTTCCCATTGACTCTACCGACCTTCCGGTTTGTCGTAAATATATAGATGAAATCCGCCAGCAAGGAGTTACTATCGTAGTGACCGGGAAATGGAATAATTTTGTAACGGTATCTTGCAACGATACAACTCTGATTGACCGAATCGCAGCACTGCCTTTTGTTCTTTCCACGGAAAAGGTCTGGATTTCTCCCGGTGCCGACAAACCGTCGATGGCAACGGAACGGGATTCCGTGGTCAATCAGCCGACAATGCACCCGGATAGTATTTACGGACGTGCCATTACTCAGATTCAGTTGAGCAACGGCGATAAGCTCCATGAAGCCGGATTCAAAGGGCAGGGTATGACGATTGCGGTTATCGATGCTGGCTTCCATAATGTGGATAAGATTACTGCTATGCAGAATATCCGTATTCTCGGTACGAAAGATTTTGTGAATCCTCAAGCTGATATCTTTGCCGAGAGCAGTCATGGCTTGTCGGTGCTTTCCTGCATTGGTACGAACCAACCTGGTATTATGACAGGGACGGCTCCCGAAGCTTCTTTCTGGCTGCTTCGTAGTGAAGATGAATATTCCGAGCATCTGGTAGAACAGGACTATTGGGCCGCTGCCGTTGAATTTGCCGATAGTGTGGGAGTGGATGTGCTGAACACCTCTTTAGGATACTATGCGTTTGACGATAAATCGAAGAATTATAAATACCGTGACTTGGACGGGCATCATGCGTTGATGTCGCGTCAGGCTTCGCTTATTGCAGATAAGGGAATGGTATTGGTGTGCAGTGCCGGAAATTCGGGTATGGGTTCCTGGAAGAAGATAACCCCTCCGGGAGATGCTGACAATGTACTGACAGTGGGTGCTGTTGATAAGAAGGCTGTGCTGGCTCCCTTCTCTTCTATTGGTAACACGGCTGATGGCCGTGTGAAGCCGGATGTTGTGGCGGTTGGCGCCGGATCTGACGTCATCCGTACGGATGGAAATCAGGGACGGGCAAATGGAACTTCTTTCTCTTCTCCCATCATGTGTGGCATGGTGGCTTGCTTGTGGCAGGCTTGCCCGAAGTTGACGGCTAAAGAACTGGTGGAACTTGTGCGCCAGGCTGGTGACCGTGCGGCTTTCCCGGATAATATTTACGGGTATGGAGTGCCTGATATGTGGAAAGCGTATAATGATTATAAGTCAAAGAATTAA
- a CDS encoding HU family DNA-binding protein — MSIPYLVRQKTNLLNKAKSGLWYAVIRKLQRRGGVNEKELGELVAMRGGFNRGVVEGVLTAVSEVIETELSKGQSVTIRGFGTFQTALTSKGFEHPGQVTPGEVSVSKVYFMADRNLLRRLKKVDCYRIPLSYYLPKELLTPEILEEEKGLKEEGII, encoded by the coding sequence ATGTCAATTCCATACTTAGTAAGACAAAAAACAAACCTGCTAAATAAGGCAAAAAGCGGACTATGGTATGCCGTCATCCGTAAATTACAACGCCGTGGCGGAGTAAATGAAAAAGAACTTGGAGAACTGGTGGCCATGCGCGGAGGTTTTAACCGCGGAGTGGTAGAGGGAGTGCTGACCGCCGTCAGCGAAGTTATAGAAACGGAACTCAGCAAAGGACAATCGGTCACTATACGGGGATTCGGTACCTTTCAGACTGCCTTGACCAGCAAAGGATTCGAGCATCCGGGCCAGGTGACTCCCGGAGAGGTCAGCGTATCGAAGGTCTATTTCATGGCAGACCGCAACCTGCTCAGACGCCTCAAGAAGGTAGACTGCTATCGCATACCCTTAAGCTATTACCTCCCCAAAGAGCTACTGACACCTGAAATTCTGGAAGAAGAAAAAGGATTGAAAGAGGAAGGAATTATATAA